One genomic window of Mycteria americana isolate JAX WOST 10 ecotype Jacksonville Zoo and Gardens chromosome Z, USCA_MyAme_1.0, whole genome shotgun sequence includes the following:
- the UGCG gene encoding ceramide glucosyltransferase gives MAVLALALEGLAIFGLILFVVLWLMHFMSIIYTRLHLNKKATDKQPYSKLPGVSLLKPLKGVDPNLINNLETFFELDYPKYEVLLCVQDHDDPAIDVCKKLLGKYPNVDARLFIGGKKVGINPKINNLMPGYEVAKYDLIWICDSGIRVTPDTLTDMANQMTEKVGLVHGLPYVADRQGFAATLEQVYFGTSHPRSYISANLTGFKCVTGMSCLMRKDVLDQAGGLIAFAQYIAEDYFMAKAIADRGWKFAMATQVAMQNSGSYSISQFQSRMIRWAKLRINMLPATIICEPISECFVASLVIGWAAHHVFRWDIMVFFMCHCLAWFIFDYIQLKGVQGGALCFSKLDYAVAWFIRESMTIYIFLSALWDPTISWRTGRYRLRCGGTAEEILDV, from the exons atGGCGGTACTGGCCCTGGCCCTGGAGGGACTCGCCATTTTCGGGCTCATCCTCTTCGTCGTGCTCTGGCTCATGCACTTCATGTCCATCATCTACAC ACGCCTCCACCTCAATAAGAAAGCCACAGACAAACAGCCATATAGCAAGCTTCCTGGTGTTTCGCTTCTCAAGCCGTTAAAAGGTGTGGATCCTAACCTGATCAACAACTTAGAAACCTTCTTTGAACTGGATTATCCAAAA TATGAAGTACTACTCTGTGTACAAGATCATGACGATCCAGCTATTGATGTGTGCAAAAAGCTCCTTGGCAAATACCCGAATGTGGATGCTAGACTGTTCATAG GTGGCAAGAAGGTTGGCATCAACCCCAAGATTAACAACTTAATGCCTGGCTATGAAGTTGCCAAATATGATCTCATATGGATTTGTGATAGTGGAATCAGAG TAACGCCAGACACTCTGACAGATATGGCCAATCAAATGACTGAAAAAGTAGGCTTGGTCCATGGGCTTCCCTATGTTGCAGACAGACAGGGTTTTGCTGCTACCCTGGAACAG GTTTATTTTGGAACTTCACATCCAAGGTCATATATTTCAGCCAACTTAACTGGCTTTAAGTGTGTAACAGGAATGTCATGCTTGATGAGGAAGGATGTCTTGGACCAGGCTGGAGGACTGATAGCTTTTGCACAATATATTGCTGAAGATTACTTTATGGCCAAAGCTATAGCTGACCG gGGGTGGAAATTTGCGATGGCCACACAAGTTGCAATGCAAAACTCTGGTTCATATTCTATTTCTCAGTTTCAGTCCAGAATGATCAG GTGGGCCAAACTGCGAATTAATATGTTGCCTGCCACAATAATTTGTGAGCCAATCTCAGAGTGCTTTGTTGCCAGTCTAGTTATTGGATGGGCAGCTCACCATGTGTTTAGATGGGATATAATGGTATTTTTCATGTGTCACTGCTTGGCATGGTTTATATTTGACTACATTCAACTAAAAGGTGTTCAG GGTGGTGCTCTGTGTTTTTCAAAACTTGATTATGCAGTAGCTTGGTTCATCAGAGAATCCATGACAATTTATATTTTCCTATCTGCTTTGTGGGACCCCACTATTAGCTGGAGGACAGGACGCTACAGATTACGTTGTGGAGGCACTGCAGAAGAAATTCTTGATGTATAG